TGGTAACAAAACATTCTTTAACTCTCTTGCTCAATTATTTAACGCGCATGCCCGGCTGAGCGCCTGCGTCAGGGTGCAGCACCCATATGTCTTTGCCGCCAGGGCCTGCCGCCAGCACCATGCCTTCCGAGACGCCGAAACGCATCTTGCGCGGGGCCAGGTTGGCGACAACGACTGTCAGCTTGCCTTCCAGGTCTTCCGGCGCATAGGCCGATTTGATGCCCGCGAAGATATTGCGCGTTTCATCGCCGATATCGACGGTCAATTGCAGCAGTTTTTCGGCCCCTTCCACATGGTCGGCTTTGACAATGCGCGCAATGCGAAGATCCACTTTGGCGAAATCGTCGAACTCGATCGTGTCGGCGATCGGCTCGCAGGTACAGGCTTTGGGCGCTTCGGCTGTTTTCTCCAGGCTCTCCTTGGAGGCTTCAACGATAGCAGCAATCTTATCTGGCTCCACACGCGTCATGAGCGGATTGAAGTCGTTGATGGCATGGTCTGTCAACGGCTGCGCATCGGCCGGCCAGGCTTGCGAGGCGATGTTCAGGAACTGCTCGGCTTCGGATGCCAGCGCCGGGATGACCGGTTTCAGATAAGCGGCCAGCATGCGGAACAGGTTGATGCCCATCGAGCAGACCTCATGCAGCTCAGCGTCTTTGCCTTCTTCCTTGGCGATCAGCCAGGGCTTTTTCTCGTCGATGTACTGGTTGGCTTTGTCAGCCAGCGCCATGATTTCGCGCATGGCCTTGGCGAATTCACGCGCTTCGTAAAACTCGGCGATTTGCGCATGGGCTTTGACGAATTCGGCGAACAGGGCCGGTTCCGAGCAGTGCGCGGACAGCCTGTTGTCAAAGCGTTTCTTGATGAAACCGCTGCAGCGGCTGGCGATGTTGACGACCTTGCCGACCAGGTCGGAATTCACGCGCTGGCTGAAATCGTCGAAGTTCAGGTCGATGTCGTCGACGCCGGCGCTCAGCTTGGCGGCGAAATAATAGCGCAGGTATTCGGGATTCAGATGATCCAGATAGGTTCTGGCTTTGATGAACGTGCCGCGCGATTTGGACATTTTCTCGCCGTTCACGGTTAAAAAGCCGTGCGCGAAAATGGCGCTGGGCGTCCTGAAGCCGGCGCCGCTCAGCATGGCAGGCCAGAACAGGGCATGGAAGTAAATGATGTCCTTGCCGATGAAATGGTACAGCTCGGCGTCGCTGTCCTTGCTCCAGAAGGCATCGAAGTCGATGCCCTGCCTCTCGCACAGGTTCTTGAAGCTGGCCATGTAGCCGATAGGCGCATCGAGCCAGACGTAAAAATACTTGCCCGGCGCGTCCGGAATCTCGAAGCCGAAATAGGGCGCGTCGCGCGAAATATCCCATTGCTGCAGGCCGGCTTCCAGCCACTCGTCGAGCTTGTTGGCGACTTCCGGCTGCAAATGCCCGGATTTGGTCCAGTGCCGAAGCAGCCCGGCGAAATCGCCGAGATTGAAAAAGTAATGGACAGAATCCTTTTCCACCGGTTTCGCGCCGGAAACGGCGGAAACAGCGTTTTTCAATTCGGTCGGCGAATAGGTTGCGCCGCAGGCCTCGCAGCTGTCGCCGTATTGATCGGGCGCGCCGCATTTGGGGCATTCGCCTTTGATGAAACGGTCGGGCAGGAACATGTTTTTGACCGGGTCATACGCCTGCGTGATCGTGCGCGAGCTGATATGGCCGCCGTCGCGAAGGCGCGTGTAGATCAGCGATGAAAAAGTCTTGTTCTCGTCGGAATGGGTGCTGTGATAATTGTCGAAAGCGACGCCGAATTCGGTAAAGTCGGCCAGGTGTTCTTTGCCGATCCGGGCGATCAGTTCTTCCGGCGTGATGCCTTCGCGGTCGGCTCTCAGCATGATCGGCGTGCCGTGCGTGTCGTCCGCGCAGACGTAATGACACTGATTGCCGCGTTGTTTCTGAAAACGTACCCAAATATCCGTTTGAATGTATTCAACCAGATGTCCAAGATGAATAGGGCCGTTGGCGTAGGGTAAAGCGCTGGTGACGAGAATTTTTCTATCCGACATAAAATTAAATATCAAGCAGTACGAAGACAAAACGAACCGTGTATTATGGCACAAAATAGCGCCGCTACCGAATAATGTGCATTATATGAGAAAAGCGGTAAAATGGCTTCTATTCCAGAGTAAATTACTCGGTTATTACTCGTATCCTTACTTTCCTAACATGGAGCATAGTATGTCAAGCATCGAAAGGGCTGATGTAGAAAAATTGCTGAGCACGTATATCGATTCGAACAATGGCGCCGATCTGGTTTCTGCAAAAACAGTCAAGGCGATCGCAATCGATGGAGCCAACGTCAGCGTTAAACTGGAACTGGGCTATCCTGCCAGAAGCTATATCGACGAACTTAAGGCAGGCGTCGAACGGCACCTGAGAGCACTGGCCGGCATAGGCAACGTGACCGTCGATGTTTCGGTGAAAATCATAGCGCATGCCGTGCAGCAGGCGTTGAAGCCGTTGCCCAATGTCAAGAATATCATTGCCGTCGCTTCAGGCAAAGGCGGGGTCGGCAAATCCACGACCGCAGTCAATCTGGCGCTGGCGCTGGCGGCTGAAGGCGCGCAGGTCGGCATTCTCGATGCCGATATTTATGGCCCCAGCATTCCGACCATGCTGGGACTGTCCGGCTATCCGGCCAGCGAGGACGGCAAGACCATGATGCCGAAAGTCTCATACGGCGTGCAGACCAATTCCATCGGCTATCTGGTTGACGCCGACCAGCCGATGATCTGGCGCGGACCGATGGTGACCAATGCCCTGCAGCAATTGCTGAAGGACACCAACTGGGACAACCTTGACTACCTGATTATCGACCTGCCGCCCGGCACCGGCGATATCCAGCTGACCCTGGCGCAGCAGATTCCGGTCAGCGGCGCGATCATCGTCACGACGCCGCAGGATATCGCCCTGATCGACGCCCAGCGTGGCCTCGGCATGTTCGAGAAAGTCAATGTGCCGGTGCTGGGGGTCGTTGAAAACATGAGCATCCACATTTGCAGCAACTGCGGCCATGAAGAAGCCATTTTCGGCGAGGGCGGCGGTGCGGCCATGGCCGAAAGAAACAGGGTCGACTTTCTGGGCTCGCTGCCGCTGGATATCACTATCCGTAAGTTCGCCGATTGCGGCCGGCCGACGGTCGCGGCCGATCCCGACGGACGCCCGGCGCAGATCTACAGGGAAATCGCCCGCAAGGCCGCGGCCAAGCTGGCGCTGAAAGCCAAGGATTTCAGCAGTAAGTTCCCTAACATTGTCGTGCAGAATACTTGAACCTGAATTCGATAGGTTAACCACGAAGGCCACGAAGATTTATATTGTTTTTCAGCGAACTTCGTGTTCTTCCTGGTGAAAGTTCTGCAGGGTAACGCATCGCGTACCATTTTCAATCTCTGCAGGCCGCATGCCTTGCAAATTTTCTCGGCTCATCGCGGCTCTGAAAAGGTACGCGATGCGTACCCTGCGACTGAACACTGGCTTGGCGCTGGCCGTCGGCCGGTCGTTTCCGCCTTGCGCCAGACTATCCGTCTGTGTGAAAATTAGTCTTTTTAAATCAACTAGGTATTTAGTAGTTCATGAGCATTAAGTCGGACAAGTGGATACGCCGCATGGCGGAAGAGCACGGCATGATCGAGCCGTTTGAACGCGGTCAGGTCAGAAATGCGGAGCAGGGGCGCGTCATTTCCTACGGCACATCCAGTTATGGCTATGATGTCCGGTGTTCTGATGAATTCAAGATTTTCACGAATATCAATTCGGCCATCGTCGATCCGAAAAACTTCGATTCGAACAGTTTCGTCGATGTGAAGTCCGATGTCTGCATTATCCCGCCGAACTCATTTGCGCTGGCGCGCACGGTCGAGTATTTCCGTATTCCACGCGACGTCTTGACAATCTGCCTGGGCAAGTCGACTTATGCGCGTTGCGGCATTATCGTCAACGTCACGCCGCTGGAACCGGAATGGGAAGGTCATGTGACGCTGGAGTTTTCCAATACCACGCCGCTGCCGGCCAAAATCTATGCCAATGAAGGCGTCGCGCAAATGCTGTTCATCGGCAGCGATGAAGTATGCGAAACCTCTTACAAGGACAGGGGCGGCAAGTATCAAGGACAGACTGGCGTTACCTTGCCGAAAACTTAAGATTACGGATGGTTCTGGGCATAATCCCATATCCCCATCAACTTAAGCAGATTGATTATTGGCCACAAAGGGCACGAAGTCGTAGGGTACGCATCGCGTACCATTTTTCGAAATATTCAGATAAATTAAATCCGAAAGGTACGCGATGCGTACGAGAGTGTGAAAGTATTCGATATTCAAAATTTAACCACGAAGGACACGAACGCCCCCAAGGATGGGGGCGGTAGAATTGCGTCTGGAACAGCAATCGAGAGCACGAAGATTTAAGATATTGATTAACTTAACTTTATTCTTCGTGTCCTCGGCAACTGCTCCTGCGTTGCTCTACCTCCTGCATCCATGCAGTCGTTCGTGCTCTTCGTGGTGAATAAGGTTTTTCATGACGTTTTCACTAATACTTTCACAGCCTCGTATCCTACAGGCTTCGTGGCTTTATACGCTTACTGGACTTTTAACGGCGCCTCTACCTTGATAGGCGGCATTTGCACGAAGAAACCTTTTTCCTTAAGGCTGGCTATGATTTTGCCGGCATTTTCCCTGGCCAGCTTGCGTTCCGGCGTCAGTTCGAGATCCATGACAAAGGCCATTTTTCCGAAGCTGTTGAACAGCATTTCCGGCACTTTCGAGAAATCGTCTTTTTTATCGATATACAGATAAAGGTCTTCTTTTTTGAGGCTTTTATAAATGAAACACTGCATGGCATTAAACGAAAATGAATCAAGGCAGCTATTTTAACCATTTTTGGTTAGAATGGCTTATCCTTAATTTTTAATCGCACCGATGGCTAAAACCTCTTTCAATCCCGATATCTTCTACAAACAAGCCTGTTACTTTGAAGCGTCGCTGATCATAGTCGCGGTTATTCTGGGCTGGATTGCCGGTATCGATCCTTTTGAAAACCTGCGCTTTTCAGAAAGCGCGATCGCTTACGGCATATTGGGAACGCTGCCGTTATTCATTATGTTTGCGGCACTGGAACAGTTGCAGATAGATTCTCTGGCGCACATCAGAAGATTGTTGGTTGAAACGTTGGGTCCCGGTTTGCACCGTTATCACTGGGCCGATGTGTTTATGCTGGCGGCGATTGCCGGCGTATCCGAAGAGATTTTGTTCCGCGGCGTCGTTCAGCCCTGGATAGAGTCGTCATGGGGCATGACCGCGGGGCTGATCGGCAGCAATATTATTTTCGGGCTGGTGCATGCTGTGACGCCGCTTTATGCGCTGCTGGCGGCGCTGGTGGGGCTTTATCTGGGCTGGTCTCTCGATTACGGCGGCGACAGAAACCTGTTGACGCCGATCATCATTCACGGACTCTACGATTTTCTGGCTTTTATGGCGCTGATTCGCGCGTATAAGGCGCGTCAATAGTCCTGTCGATAAAAGGCTCGGCGGTATAAGGGGTCTCCAGCGGAACGGGCTGGCTGATCCAGTAGCCTTGCGCGTAATCAATGCCCAAGGCTGCGATTTTGTCATAAACGTCCTTGCTTTCGACAAACTCGGCGATCGTTTTTTTGCCCATCAGATGACCGATCTCATTGATGGACTTGACCATGGCCAGATCGATTTCGTCGTTGCAGATATCCTGGACGAAGATGCCGTCAATCTTCAAATAATCGACCG
This is a stretch of genomic DNA from Methylobacter sp. YRD-M1. It encodes these proteins:
- the metG gene encoding methionine--tRNA ligase — protein: MSDRKILVTSALPYANGPIHLGHLVEYIQTDIWVRFQKQRGNQCHYVCADDTHGTPIMLRADREGITPEELIARIGKEHLADFTEFGVAFDNYHSTHSDENKTFSSLIYTRLRDGGHISSRTITQAYDPVKNMFLPDRFIKGECPKCGAPDQYGDSCEACGATYSPTELKNAVSAVSGAKPVEKDSVHYFFNLGDFAGLLRHWTKSGHLQPEVANKLDEWLEAGLQQWDISRDAPYFGFEIPDAPGKYFYVWLDAPIGYMASFKNLCERQGIDFDAFWSKDSDAELYHFIGKDIIYFHALFWPAMLSGAGFRTPSAIFAHGFLTVNGEKMSKSRGTFIKARTYLDHLNPEYLRYYFAAKLSAGVDDIDLNFDDFSQRVNSDLVGKVVNIASRCSGFIKKRFDNRLSAHCSEPALFAEFVKAHAQIAEFYEAREFAKAMREIMALADKANQYIDEKKPWLIAKEEGKDAELHEVCSMGINLFRMLAAYLKPVIPALASEAEQFLNIASQAWPADAQPLTDHAINDFNPLMTRVEPDKIAAIVEASKESLEKTAEAPKACTCEPIADTIEFDDFAKVDLRIARIVKADHVEGAEKLLQLTVDIGDETRNIFAGIKSAYAPEDLEGKLTVVVANLAPRKMRFGVSEGMVLAAGPGGKDIWVLHPDAGAQPGMRVK
- a CDS encoding CPBP family intramembrane glutamic endopeptidase; the protein is MAKTSFNPDIFYKQACYFEASLIIVAVILGWIAGIDPFENLRFSESAIAYGILGTLPLFIMFAALEQLQIDSLAHIRRLLVETLGPGLHRYHWADVFMLAAIAGVSEEILFRGVVQPWIESSWGMTAGLIGSNIIFGLVHAVTPLYALLAALVGLYLGWSLDYGGDRNLLTPIIIHGLYDFLAFMALIRAYKARQ
- the dcd gene encoding dCTP deaminase: MSIKSDKWIRRMAEEHGMIEPFERGQVRNAEQGRVISYGTSSYGYDVRCSDEFKIFTNINSAIVDPKNFDSNSFVDVKSDVCIIPPNSFALARTVEYFRIPRDVLTICLGKSTYARCGIIVNVTPLEPEWEGHVTLEFSNTTPLPAKIYANEGVAQMLFIGSDEVCETSYKDRGGKYQGQTGVTLPKT
- the apbC gene encoding iron-sulfur cluster carrier protein ApbC; translated protein: MSSIERADVEKLLSTYIDSNNGADLVSAKTVKAIAIDGANVSVKLELGYPARSYIDELKAGVERHLRALAGIGNVTVDVSVKIIAHAVQQALKPLPNVKNIIAVASGKGGVGKSTTAVNLALALAAEGAQVGILDADIYGPSIPTMLGLSGYPASEDGKTMMPKVSYGVQTNSIGYLVDADQPMIWRGPMVTNALQQLLKDTNWDNLDYLIIDLPPGTGDIQLTLAQQIPVSGAIIVTTPQDIALIDAQRGLGMFEKVNVPVLGVVENMSIHICSNCGHEEAIFGEGGGAAMAERNRVDFLGSLPLDITIRKFADCGRPTVAADPDGRPAQIYREIARKAAAKLALKAKDFSSKFPNIVVQNT
- a CDS encoding YcgL domain-containing protein, which encodes MQCFIYKSLKKEDLYLYIDKKDDFSKVPEMLFNSFGKMAFVMDLELTPERKLARENAGKIIASLKEKGFFVQMPPIKVEAPLKVQ